In one bacterium genomic region, the following are encoded:
- a CDS encoding DUF5752 family protein yields MHKKKPRLTKTKQPFHFYTRLNLIEFTGKKATNLRELVEIMKEVPGSVIYHHTHHYLQQHLYLSPEPPNDFAYWVTYILREEELGEEIASIDLCEFSTIRSLREKIIETIEEHLARNPGTLRTAPPGAEFHFFKTITFILPTPYVAENLLEFLEAIRKISIHSIYFHMFEAKLRLEKGENDFSRWVEDMLGEKELASDIAKFDPYTFTMEGLRSELCRLITKHIPGEIIECQE; encoded by the coding sequence GTGCATAAAAAAAAGCCCCGTCTGACTAAAACTAAACAGCCATTCCATTTCTATACCAGGCTTAATTTAATCGAGTTTACGGGTAAGAAAGCTACCAATTTACGCGAGCTGGTAGAGATAATGAAGGAAGTACCAGGCTCGGTTATCTACCACCATACTCACCACTACCTTCAACAACACCTTTATCTCTCACCCGAGCCTCCCAACGACTTTGCCTACTGGGTCACCTACATTCTTCGCGAGGAGGAACTGGGGGAAGAAATTGCCAGTATTGACCTCTGTGAATTTTCCACCATTCGCTCCTTAAGAGAAAAGATTATAGAGACCATTGAAGAGCATCTTGCCAGAAATCCAGGAACTTTGCGCACGGCACCTCCTGGGGCAGAATTCCATTTCTTTAAGACTATTACCTTTATTCTACCTACTCCTTATGTTGCTGAAAACCTTTTGGAGTTTTTGGAAGCTATCAGGAAAATTTCTATCCATTCAATCTATTTCCATATGTTTGAGGCAAAACTCAGGTTAGAAAAAGGAGAAAACGATTTTTCTCGCTGGGTCGAAGATATGTTAGGAGAAAAAGAGCTTGCCAGCGATATTGCAAAATTTGACCCTTATACTTTTACTATGGAAGGTTTGCGTAGTGAACTCTG